The genomic region aatatgagCCATATCccaattaattttatcaaaGAAGAAGTTATTAAATTGGTGGATTGGAAAAATATTCCTGACATCAAATTCgatttaaaatttgaaaatatcgAAGATGATAAGAAAAGCGAAACGAAATGCCATGCTagtaatttattaaaagataATACTAATCATCAAGAAGCTCAATTTAATAAGCATGTATCCACAAGTCTTACtggaaaattttattttaaccACAATACTGGCACTGTAATATCTAACacaaatttgttaaaaaatgtagatGATTCCACTAATTCTGATAAAGTTaatcatataattatatcagcaaaaaatattaaatacaaGTCTGCTGATACTTTAGTtgttttaacaaaaaattcaaaacaAATCACAGATTGGTGGTTAAAAcgattaaatataaatgaaattgacaaaaataaaaaatttatttttgtggAACGAAATGATCAAAATTCACAAAAAAACTcacaaaaatatgataatacaccatatttaaatggtactaataatgaaaaaaatgatatattaataaataaaaataatgataataataataataataataataacaattcCATGCATATTCCGTTTCCAACACCATGCACAATTGAAGAAGCCTTACAATGTTATTGCGATTTATCAACTATACCTCGAGTAAATGTTTTAAAGAattttaaatgttttattaaagACATAGAAGAACTTAAAATGTTTAATTacattttatcaaataataaaaggaatacattttttaatatatgcaaaGAATTTGAAATGACATTTATTGAATTTGTAGATATATTCATGCAAAGTGCCATATTTGAATTGACGCcatttttacaattaaTTCCAAAAATTTCCCCCAAAAGCTATACAATATCTTCTTCTCCAAAAGATGATCCAGACATGATTACATTGactgtaaaaaaaaaacaatatccTATTCATTCGCTTAGGAAAGCATTaaaaagttttaaaaataataatatgttaCCAAATATtactgaaaaaaaattacgaAATTTATGTGAAAGAAGATGGTATAAAGGTTCATcttcttattatttaacaGAAGAATTATATCCAAATGATATAGtaaaatttaatgttaAAACATCAATATTTACACTTCCCGAAAATTTAGGAGACGCCAGCATTATAATGATTGCTACAGGGACGGGAATAGCTCCTTTTAAAGCTTTTCTTACAGAATTTAAACTTTTTGACCAAAAAcgtgaaaaaaatgaaatattaaataaaaaatcccAAAGAATATTATTCTATGGCTGCagaaaaaaaggaatagATTTTCtatatgaaaaagaaattatgGACTCTTTggaaaacaaatatattgatGAAATTTATTTAGCATTTTCAAGGGACCAAAgcaataaaatttatgtaCAAGATTTAATTCGTGAACAAAAGGAACTTGTGTGTAACTTGATACAAAAAGGCGCATACGTATACATATGTGGAAATACCGAAATGGGTAAGGATGTGAAACAAACAATtgttaatttatatgaaaataataagcaaaatgataaaaagattataaaaaaattaaagaaatcAGGACGATTTTTCGAGGAAATTTGGTAACACCAAATTAGTTTGCAAGTTATAGTTAAAATAgctttaattaaattttttttattttcgcTTTTTTTATGACATGTTCATAATTTGATTGTCATTATGGCTATTTTTCccattaatattatttttttgttttatattattaatttattattaactttttttttctacatTGGCTAGTTAAAGAAAGcaataatttgttttattacatttttattttgactattttatttatttataaacccttttaatttgtatttaaattttgttatGAAAATGTGTATCTTAGTgagtaaataaaaaaaattaacttGTCTATTTACTTtgctatttttaatattttaccataattttaatgttcattttaagttttaaattgcaatattttaatttttttttattaaatttaattaaaagaaTAGGTATATTCTTATGTTATTTTTGTGTTTTATGCTTGCATTCATAtaaagtatataatatgtcagttgttttattttgagAATTATTCATGCATACatatagatataaataagtatatacaattttatatgtaaCTTATTACTTTTGCAATAAAGTGTCTAATATAAAGCTGGTTATGTGCTAAATGTGTTTTATAAATCGTTTTTACTTTTAAATCATATTCTTTTCCGTTAATGATAGAATTTAATTTTCTCTTTGAATGGAATATATCTGCCATTTATAAAAGtaattacaaatattttatgaaagcTCATAAGTATACATGCCTATGCATACGTAGTACTATACAAACAAACTACGGTTTAGCAAAAgttcataatttttgttaCATATAGAATATTggatattaatattataaaaaaaatgatgtttaaaagaaagtatttattttttccatgtTTTTTCTTGATAATcgtaaatattttacacaAACTTGACAATTTAGGTGCAGATGAATcccttttatattttcacatTCGAATTTTAAGCATGAACAAAAATGATACACAAGagttatataataataaagtgaagatttttaataatgaaattttATCTGGCTTACAGCATGAGCATACTATAGAAGACGAAAGAATTAGAAAATTTGTATCGAATGATGCAGATAGTAAACATGGTCggagaataaaaaaagtaacaCTTAAATTACCGAAAAATAGAGTAGACAGAATGCAAAACATACGTAAAATAAACTTTAATGAAATGAGGCAAAACGATGATGCAAATcctgaaataaataaaccaAATATAACACATGAAACATATCCAGCTTTAGAGCCATcaaaacataataaaaataaacaaatgaGTAATGTAAAGAATAaagtaaataattttgttaagTTAATGAAAGatattaatgataatatgGAAAACGAAAAGGAAAAAGAAAGGAATAACCCAAATACAGAAGATAATATTTACAATGATGAGCATCATACTGTTGTAATATATGATGGTTTAGATGAAAACAAAGAtttgtataataaatataaaattgaaacagaaaataatatggatacaaaaataatacaaggAACAGAATATTTAGGTGTTGGatatgattttttatttggaaATCCGATAGGAGATCCATTTCTTAAAGTAGATCCTGGTTATAGAGATTctgtaataaaattaacataTCCTAAATCTGATGTGGATTATCCagataattatataaatataaaccCAAATGGATCATATGTGCGAAATGAGATATCTTGTAATAGATCAGAGAATGAAACTGAAATAAGTACAATGAGCGAATATACTAAAGAACTTTCTGTTGATGCTTCATTAGGAGGATCTTATGGGTTATTTGGTTCATTTTCAGCATCTGTTGGATATACAAGTGCATCTAATACAAtatctaaaaaaaagtttagaatgtttatattaaaaagcTACTGTTTTAAATATGTGGCATCTCTTTCTCAATACTCTCAATGGAAATTAAGTGATCAATTTTTGAGAGCAATAGCTTTACTCCCATCgtattttaattcattagAACATGATGGCAAATATTGTAATGCTGAAGAGTtaagatataataaaacagGGATGGAAAATTGTGGAAAAAGTGTTGAATCAtggttatatttttttaaaaattttggaACCCATGTATCAACTGTTATACATTTAGGTGGAAAAATAACACAGCAAGttaaaatatcaaaaaatgaatataaatccTTAAATGAAAGTGGATTATCCACTTCCGTGTCTGCATCTGTTGGATTCGGTTTATTTAAAGCAAACGCATCAACAAGTACAGATTCAAAAGAATCAAGTCACGAAGAATCGTCAAATTCAAGTatagaaaaagaaacaGTGATAATCGGAGGGACAACAATATATGATCCTAATGATCCAtcaaattttgaaaaatggGCAGAtagcataaaaaataatccaATGCCAATAAAAGGACAATACGAGCCTTTATCTAGGATTTTACCAGAGCgattaaacaaaatatatgatgaaGCATTAAGTTTTTATGTATCATTAAATGTTCCTATAAATATAGGTTCAAAAACAGATggagaaataaaaaattataatataaaagatcAATTGATGAAATCTAAAATGATACATGGTAGTGGTAGCGGATTAGTTGTATTAGAATGTGAagataaacaaaattttatattaggATTTTCATTATCTATTCCTAATGATTTATCAAACTTAAAagatttttatatgaatacaTGTGATGAAGAATCGGATAA from Plasmodium berghei ANKA genome assembly, chromosome: 8 harbors:
- a CDS encoding nitric oxide synthase, putative; this translates as MNSDWKTILSYSIFFTGNIYFIWKIKNAYSFKSIIACIRKCLNSSKKKKFANNAIAQNVKIYFGSQSGTGEQFAKELCHNLQEIFDIKADIVDLEYFNKEEIKTLGIRIFIVSTYGNGDPPDNAIEFFKWLKELDINNTYFRNTKYSIMGLGSKQYSHFNKIAKKLTAYLKNFKAEQISETIYGDDDDNIYHDFEIWKNNFFKELSKILNMSHIPINFIKEEVIKLVDWKNIPDIKFDLKFENIEDDKKSETKCHASNLLKDNTNHQEAQFNKHVSTSLTGKFYFNHNTGTVISNTNLLKNVDDSTNSDKVNHIIISAKNIKYKSADTLVVLTKNSKQITDWWLKRLNINEIDKNKKFIFVERNDQNSQKNSQKYDNTPYLNGTNNEKNDILINKNNDNNNNNNNNNSMHIPFPTPCTIEEALQCYCDLSTIPRVNVLKNFKCFIKDIEELKMFNYILSNNKRNTFFNICKEFEMTFIEFVDIFMQSAIFELTPFLQLIPKISPKSYTISSSPKDDPDMITLTVKKKQYPIHSLRKALKSFKNNNMLPNITEKKLRNLCERRWYKGSSSYYLTEELYPNDIVKFNVKTSIFTLPENLGDASIIMIATGTGIAPFKAFLTEFKLFDQKREKNEILNKKSQRILFYGCRKKGIDFLYEKEIMDSLENKYIDEIYLAFSRDQSNKIYVQDLIREQKELVCNLIQKGAYVYICGNTEMGKDVKQTIVNLYENNKQNDKKIIKKLKKSGRFFEEIW
- a CDS encoding membrane attack ookinete protein; translation: MMFKRKYLFFPCFFLIIVNILHKLDNLGADESLLYFHIRILSMNKNDTQELYNNKVKIFNNEILSGLQHEHTIEDERIRKFVSNDADSKHGRRIKKVTLKLPKNRVDRMQNIRKINFNEMRQNDDANPEINKPNITHETYPALEPSKHNKNKQMSNVKNKVNNFVKLMKDINDNMENEKEKERNNPNTEDNIYNDEHHTVVIYDGLDENKDLYNKYKIETENNMDTKIIQGTEYLGVGYDFLFGNPIGDPFLKVDPGYRDSVIKLTYPKSDVDYPDNYININPNGSYVRNEISCNRSENETEISTMSEYTKELSVDASLGGSYGLFGSFSASVGYTSASNTISKKKFRMFILKSYCFKYVASLSQYSQWKLSDQFLRAIALLPSYFNSLEHDGKYCNAEELRYNKTGMENCGKSVESWLYFFKNFGTHVSTVIHLGGKITQQVKISKNEYKSLNESGLSTSVSASVGFGLFKANASTSTDSKESSHEESSNSSIEKETVIIGGTTIYDPNDPSNFEKWADSIKNNPMPIKGQYEPLSRILPERLNKIYDEALSFYVSLNVPINIGSKTDGEIKNYNIKDQLMKSKMIHGSGSGLVVLECEDKQNFILGFSLSIPNDLSNLKDFYMNTCDEESDKCYSKMSDNAYSYIFAMCNDDSIPYLEQKAKSGTGLLTLECSEKNQIILFGFGISVLNSNDPISIAIYPCKNGKTSCSMQGSTDQSAVGLWIVCGHEESLNSNFSVYVRKLEKDNVSGKKKKKIDICPTEVLFNLIFEFTKTPINKRNGKCFTVNDICPKDFHVCSDNKGIKSFNYYSVSVY